One window from the genome of Streptomyces sp. NBC_00287 encodes:
- a CDS encoding acyl carrier protein: MSIAPETRDARHAEPSPRRKAPGLELWLTERVAFHLRKPAEDIDPDTPLADYGIDSVAAISICGEIEEEYRIAVSPTIAYDFPTVHAIATHVTELLADRATDGGARS, encoded by the coding sequence ATGAGCATCGCCCCCGAAACCCGCGACGCCCGGCACGCCGAGCCCTCGCCCCGTAGGAAGGCACCCGGCCTCGAACTGTGGCTGACCGAGCGGGTCGCCTTCCACCTGCGCAAGCCGGCCGAGGACATCGACCCGGACACCCCTCTCGCCGACTACGGCATCGACTCCGTCGCGGCGATCAGCATCTGCGGGGAGATCGAGGAGGAGTACCGGATCGCGGTGTCCCCCACCATCGCGTACGACTTCCCGACCGTCCACGCGATCGCCACCCATGTCACCGAACTCCTGGCCGACCGGGCGACCGACGGCGGGGCCCGGTCATGA